One Kitasatospora sp. MAP12-44 DNA segment encodes these proteins:
- the pabB gene encoding aminodeoxychorismate synthase component I — MRTLLVDNYDSFTYNLFHYLAAVNGREPEVIRNDDPTWRPELLDAFDNVVLSPGPGTPHRPEDFGLCAGIAREGRLPVLGVCLGHQGIALAHGATVGRAPEPRHGRASLVRHDGTGLFHALPDPLEVVRYHSLAVTDLPPELEPIAWASDGVVMALRHRRLPLWGVQFHPESIGTEGGHQLLANFRDLTERHHWRRVETAVVPPVVREAVREPVQEAVREPAARRLRVLAEQLPTRWDPEVVFDRLFRAGDHPFWLDSSRADGELGRLSIMGNASGPLARVATADVFRGSVTVAGADGTRIVQGEFLEWLDRDLREVQVRAPELPFDFALGWVGALGYELKAECDGDRVHRSPDPDAVMVFADRAIVLDHLTGTTHLLALAEEEHEDPARDWLRGAAAGLADLVDRAAPPCEAPDAGGSELRLRHDREAYLKLIDVCQEEIRAGETYEVCLTNMVEIEADLDPWQAYRFLRRASPAPFAAFLDFGELSVLSTSPERFLRIDRDGTMESKPIKGTRPRGATPDEDELLVADLRSSEKDRAENLMIVDLVRNDLGRCAEVGSVTAGPVFQVETYATVHQLVSTVRATLRPGTSAVAGVRSAFPGGSMTGAPKIRTMQIIDRLEAGPRGIYSGAIGYFSLTGAADLSIVIRTVVLSGGRLRYGVGGAIIALSDPQEEFDETVVKATPLLTLLDAEIPGQRVASGTSGTPHF, encoded by the coding sequence ATGCGCACACTACTCGTCGACAACTACGACTCCTTCACCTACAACCTCTTCCACTACCTCGCCGCGGTCAACGGGCGCGAGCCGGAGGTGATCCGCAACGACGACCCGACCTGGCGCCCGGAGCTGCTGGACGCCTTCGACAACGTCGTCCTCTCCCCCGGCCCCGGCACCCCGCACCGCCCCGAGGACTTCGGCCTCTGCGCCGGGATCGCCCGGGAGGGCCGGTTGCCCGTGCTCGGCGTCTGCCTGGGCCACCAGGGCATCGCACTCGCCCACGGCGCCACGGTCGGGCGCGCGCCCGAACCCCGGCACGGGCGCGCCTCGTTGGTGCGCCACGACGGCACCGGGCTCTTCCACGCGCTGCCCGACCCGCTGGAGGTGGTCCGCTACCACTCGCTGGCCGTCACCGACCTGCCGCCCGAGCTGGAACCGATCGCCTGGGCCTCGGACGGCGTGGTGATGGCGCTGCGCCACCGCCGACTGCCGCTCTGGGGCGTGCAGTTCCACCCCGAGTCGATCGGCACCGAGGGCGGTCACCAACTGCTCGCGAACTTCCGTGATCTGACGGAGCGTCATCATTGGCGCCGGGTCGAAACGGCGGTTGTGCCACCAGTTGTTCGGGAGGCCGTTCGGGAGCCCGTTCAGGAGGCCGTTCGGGAGCCCGCCGCGCGGCGGCTGCGGGTGCTGGCCGAGCAACTGCCCACCCGCTGGGACCCGGAGGTGGTCTTCGACCGGCTGTTCCGGGCCGGCGACCACCCGTTCTGGCTGGACAGCAGCCGGGCGGACGGCGAGCTGGGCCGGCTGTCGATCATGGGCAACGCCTCCGGACCGCTGGCCCGCGTCGCCACCGCCGACGTCTTCCGCGGCTCGGTGACCGTCGCCGGCGCGGACGGCACCCGGATCGTCCAGGGCGAGTTCCTGGAGTGGCTGGACCGCGATCTGCGCGAGGTCCAGGTCCGGGCGCCCGAGCTGCCCTTCGACTTCGCGCTCGGCTGGGTCGGCGCGCTCGGCTACGAGCTGAAGGCCGAGTGCGACGGCGACCGGGTGCACCGCTCGCCCGACCCGGACGCCGTCATGGTCTTCGCCGACCGCGCGATCGTGCTGGACCATCTCACCGGGACGACGCACCTGCTGGCCCTGGCCGAGGAGGAGCACGAGGACCCGGCCCGCGACTGGCTGCGCGGCGCCGCGGCAGGCCTCGCCGACCTGGTCGACCGGGCGGCCCCGCCGTGCGAGGCACCCGATGCCGGTGGGTCGGAGCTCCGGCTGCGGCACGACCGGGAGGCGTACCTCAAGCTCATCGACGTCTGCCAGGAGGAGATCCGGGCCGGCGAGACCTACGAGGTCTGCCTGACCAACATGGTCGAGATCGAGGCCGACCTCGACCCCTGGCAGGCCTACCGCTTCCTGCGCCGGGCCAGCCCCGCGCCGTTCGCCGCCTTCCTCGACTTCGGCGAGCTGTCGGTGCTGAGCACCTCGCCCGAGCGGTTCCTGCGGATCGACCGGGACGGGACGATGGAGTCCAAGCCGATCAAGGGGACCCGCCCGCGCGGCGCCACCCCGGACGAGGACGAGCTGCTGGTCGCGGACCTGAGGTCCAGTGAGAAGGACCGCGCCGAGAACCTGATGATCGTCGACCTGGTCCGCAACGACCTCGGCCGGTGCGCGGAGGTCGGCTCGGTCACCGCCGGGCCGGTCTTCCAGGTGGAGACGTACGCGACCGTGCACCAGCTGGTGAGCACGGTCCGCGCGACGCTGCGCCCGGGCACCAGCGCGGTGGCGGGCGTGCGGTCCGCCTTCCCCGGCGGTTCGATGACCGGGGCCCCGAAGATCCGGACCATGCAGATCATCGACCGCCTGGAGGCCGGTCCCCGGGGCATCTACTCCGGCGCCATCGGCTACTTCTCGCTGACCGGGGCGGCCGATCTGAGCATCGTGATCCGCACGGTGGTGCTCAGCGGCGGCCGGCTGCGCTACGGGGTCGGCGGCGCGATCATCGCGCTCTCGGACCCGCAGGAGGAGTTCGACGAGACGGTGGTGAAGGCCACGCCGCTGCTGACCCTGCTGGACGCCGAGATCCCGGGGCAGCGGGTCGCCTCCGGCACGAGCGGGACCCCGCACTTCTAG
- a CDS encoding alpha/beta fold hydrolase — protein sequence MNSADNTGPGTSSALWLRRFHPAADAPVRLVCFPHAGGSAPFYHPVSARFSPRVDVIALQYPGRQDRRREPCVESIHALADLVTDELLALDERPTVFFGHSMGATLAFETAWRLEQKGQRAPRSVIASGRRGPSTTRLETVHDRDDDGILAELRLLNGTNPQLLGDEEIVRMAMPAIRGDYRAIESYTCEADRRLRCPITVLTGESDPRTTLAEAQAWSVHTEGAFRLKVYPGGHFFIADHMAAVNQEISRELGLG from the coding sequence TTGAACAGCGCCGACAACACCGGCCCGGGCACGTCCAGTGCCCTGTGGCTGCGACGGTTCCACCCGGCCGCCGACGCCCCCGTCCGGCTGGTCTGCTTCCCGCACGCCGGCGGCTCCGCTCCCTTCTACCACCCGGTGTCGGCGCGGTTCTCCCCCCGAGTGGACGTGATCGCCCTGCAGTACCCCGGGCGCCAGGACCGCCGGCGCGAGCCCTGCGTCGAGTCCATCCACGCCTTGGCCGACCTGGTCACCGACGAACTGCTCGCGCTGGACGAACGGCCCACCGTCTTCTTCGGCCACAGCATGGGCGCCACGCTCGCCTTCGAGACGGCCTGGCGGCTGGAGCAGAAGGGGCAGCGGGCGCCGAGGTCGGTCATCGCCTCCGGGCGGCGCGGCCCCTCGACCACTCGTCTGGAGACCGTGCACGACCGCGACGACGACGGCATCCTGGCCGAACTGCGGCTGCTCAACGGCACCAACCCGCAGCTGCTGGGCGACGAGGAGATCGTCCGGATGGCGATGCCGGCGATCCGCGGCGACTACCGCGCGATCGAGAGCTACACCTGCGAGGCGGACCGCCGACTGCGCTGCCCGATCACCGTGCTGACCGGCGAGTCCGACCCGCGCACCACGCTGGCCGAGGCGCAGGCCTGGAGCGTCCACACCGAAGGGGCGTTCCGGCTCAAGGTGTACCCCGGCGGCCACTTCTTCATAGCCGACCACATGGCCGCGGTGAACCAGGAGATCTCGCGCGAACTCGGCCTGGGATAA
- a CDS encoding ferredoxin has translation MHVTVTADRCVGAGQCVLNAPEVFDQGEDGLVTVLRERPAPEEHAAVRLAGSLCPSRSITIHQD, from the coding sequence ATGCATGTCACCGTGACCGCCGACCGCTGCGTCGGCGCGGGCCAGTGCGTCCTCAACGCCCCCGAGGTGTTCGACCAGGGCGAGGACGGTCTGGTCACCGTCCTGCGCGAGCGGCCGGCGCCCGAGGAGCACGCCGCCGTCCGGCTGGCGGGCTCGCTCTGCCCCTCGCGCTCCATCACCATCCACCAGGACTGA
- a CDS encoding cytochrome P450 — MTSADPTVAEPTVAEPTVAEPTVVDFPLRKPGEAFPPPRYQDYRGREGLVVSYLPNGNKAWLVTRHEDVRAVLTNKKISSNPDHKGFPNISDTMGVPRQEQIPGWFVGLDSPEHDRFRKALIPEFTVRRVREMRPAIERTVDERIDAMLAAGTSADLVADFALPVPSLVISSLLGVPPADREFFESRTRTLVAIRASTDQQRDTATKELLRYINRLVAIKVQWPGDDLISRLLATGTLDPQELPGVLILLLIAGHETTANNISLGVMTLLQNPQWIGDDRAVEESLRFHSVADLVSLRVAVEDVVISGQLVKAGEGIIPLVAAANHDTSAFECPHLFDPARTERQHVAFGYGVHQCLGQNLVRVEMEIAYRKLFERIPSLRLAVPVEELPFKYDGVLCGLHELPVSWQEN, encoded by the coding sequence ATGACGAGCGCCGACCCCACCGTGGCCGAACCCACCGTGGCCGAACCCACCGTGGCCGAACCCACCGTGGTCGACTTCCCGCTGCGCAAACCCGGTGAGGCCTTCCCCCCTCCCCGCTACCAGGACTACCGCGGACGCGAGGGCCTGGTGGTCTCCTACCTGCCCAACGGGAACAAGGCCTGGCTGGTCACCCGGCACGAGGACGTCCGGGCCGTGCTGACCAACAAGAAGATCAGCTCCAACCCCGACCACAAGGGCTTCCCCAACATCAGCGACACCATGGGAGTGCCGCGCCAGGAGCAGATCCCGGGCTGGTTCGTCGGCCTGGACTCGCCCGAGCACGACCGCTTCCGCAAGGCGCTGATCCCGGAGTTCACCGTCCGCCGGGTGCGCGAGATGCGCCCGGCGATCGAGCGCACCGTGGACGAGCGGATCGACGCGATGCTGGCGGCGGGCACCTCCGCCGACCTGGTCGCGGACTTCGCACTACCGGTGCCCTCGCTGGTGATCTCCTCGCTGCTCGGGGTGCCGCCGGCCGACCGCGAGTTCTTCGAGTCGCGCACCCGCACCCTGGTGGCCATCCGGGCCTCGACCGACCAGCAGCGCGACACCGCCACCAAGGAGCTGCTGCGCTACATCAACCGCCTGGTCGCCATCAAGGTGCAGTGGCCCGGCGACGACCTGATCAGCCGGCTGCTGGCCACCGGCACGCTCGACCCGCAGGAGCTGCCGGGGGTGCTGATCCTGCTGCTGATCGCGGGTCACGAGACCACCGCCAACAACATCTCGCTCGGCGTGATGACGCTGCTGCAGAACCCGCAGTGGATCGGCGACGACCGCGCCGTGGAGGAGAGCCTGCGCTTCCACTCGGTCGCCGACCTGGTCTCGCTGCGGGTGGCCGTCGAGGACGTGGTGATCTCCGGGCAGCTGGTCAAGGCGGGCGAGGGCATCATCCCGCTGGTCGCCGCCGCCAACCACGACACCTCCGCCTTCGAGTGCCCGCACCTCTTCGACCCGGCGCGCACCGAGCGCCAGCACGTCGCGTTCGGCTACGGCGTGCACCAGTGCCTGGGCCAGAACCTGGTCCGGGTCGAGATGGAGATCGCCTACCGCAAGCTCTTCGAGCGCATTCCGAGCCTGCGGCTCGCGGTGCCGGTCGAGGAGCTGCCCTTCAAGTACGACGGTGTGCTGTGCGGTCTGCACGAGCTGCCGGTCAGCTGGCAGGAGAACTGA
- a CDS encoding DegT/DnrJ/EryC1/StrS family aminotransferase, with the protein MSFRYPVSRPSLAGRELEYVTDTIGDGWISSQGPYVQRFEAAFADYNGSAHGVACSSGTAALTLALRALGIGPGDEVIVPEFTMIASAWAVTYTGATPVFVDCADDLNMDVTRIEEKITPRTKAIMPVHIYGRRCAMDAIMDLAFQYNLRVVEDSAEAHGVRPVGDIACYSLFANKIITAGEGGICLTDDPRLAGQLAHLRAMAFTTDHSFVHKKLAYNFRMTAMQAAVALAQVERLDEILAARKEIERRYDEGLADIPGITLMPARDVLWMYDLRAERREELRAFLGREGIETRLFFKPMSRQPGYLDPVWPSLNANRFAEDGFYLPTYTGLTAADQEYVTGKVRAFYGAVAS; encoded by the coding sequence ATGTCGTTCAGGTACCCCGTTTCCCGGCCGAGTCTCGCCGGACGGGAACTGGAATATGTCACCGACACAATCGGCGACGGCTGGATCTCCTCCCAGGGGCCGTACGTCCAGCGGTTCGAGGCGGCGTTCGCGGACTACAACGGGAGCGCGCACGGCGTCGCCTGCTCGTCGGGCACAGCGGCCCTGACGCTGGCTCTGCGGGCGCTGGGCATCGGCCCCGGCGACGAGGTGATCGTCCCCGAGTTCACCATGATCGCCTCGGCCTGGGCCGTCACCTACACCGGCGCGACGCCGGTCTTCGTGGACTGCGCGGACGACCTGAACATGGACGTCACCCGGATCGAGGAGAAGATCACGCCCCGGACGAAGGCGATCATGCCCGTCCACATCTATGGCCGGCGCTGCGCCATGGACGCGATCATGGACCTCGCCTTCCAGTACAACCTGCGGGTGGTGGAGGACTCCGCCGAGGCCCACGGCGTGCGCCCAGTGGGCGACATCGCCTGCTACTCGCTCTTCGCCAACAAGATCATCACCGCCGGCGAGGGCGGCATCTGCCTCACCGACGACCCCCGGCTCGCCGGGCAGCTGGCGCACCTGCGGGCGATGGCCTTCACCACCGACCACAGCTTCGTGCACAAGAAGCTCGCCTACAACTTCCGCATGACGGCCATGCAGGCGGCGGTCGCGCTGGCCCAGGTGGAGCGGCTGGACGAGATCCTGGCCGCCCGCAAGGAGATCGAGCGCCGCTACGACGAGGGCCTGGCGGACATCCCCGGCATCACCCTGATGCCGGCTCGCGACGTGCTGTGGATGTACGACCTGCGCGCCGAGCGGCGTGAGGAGCTGCGCGCGTTCCTGGGCCGGGAGGGCATCGAGACGCGGCTGTTCTTCAAGCCGATGAGCCGTCAGCCCGGCTATCTGGACCCCGTCTGGCCCTCGCTCAACGCCAACCGGTTCGCCGAGGACGGCTTCTACCTGCCGACGTACACCGGGCTGACCGCCGCCGACCAGGAGTACGTGACCGGGAAGGTCCGCGCCTTCTACGGCGCGGTGGCGTCATGA
- a CDS encoding glycosyltransferase: MTSAPRPILFVSLPESGLLNPLLVLAAELSRRGVPDLWFATDEPRRKDVQALAVGSPVEFASLGEVTPELSAVSWSDEVYREVTQSSRFKAHRAVIRQSYKPALQAAKFRALESVVDKVQPALMVIDCMSSFAVDVALTRQIPFVLSVPLLPSNVLTSYNPFGKSYTPPNFPVPHSGLPFPMNFAQRMSNRMFKLRTLAMFFNPAMGKVLSEDNRIRKELNLPAPEMMTRIDRAEMILCNSVPELDYPFDIPEKLKLIGAVMPPLPETRSDDDLSQWLDAQTSVVYMGFGTITRLTREEVGSLVEVARRLESRHQFLWKLPKEQQHLLPPQESLPGNLRIESWVPSQLDVLAHPKVELFFTHGGGNGFHEGLFFGKPLVVRPLWVDCFDQAVRGRDLGVSLTLDRPQEMDPDDVVEKLTRVLSDPAFRQRAAGFGQLQQAAGGRTAAADLLLGLPALT, translated from the coding sequence ATGACTTCCGCGCCACGGCCGATCCTTTTCGTCAGCCTTCCGGAAAGCGGCCTTCTCAACCCGCTGCTCGTGCTCGCGGCCGAGCTCTCCCGCCGGGGCGTGCCCGACCTCTGGTTCGCCACCGACGAGCCCCGACGCAAGGACGTGCAGGCTCTCGCGGTCGGCAGCCCGGTCGAGTTCGCCTCGCTCGGCGAGGTGACCCCCGAGCTGTCGGCGGTCAGCTGGAGCGACGAGGTGTACCGCGAGGTCACCCAGTCGTCGCGCTTCAAGGCTCACCGAGCCGTCATCCGGCAGTCCTACAAACCCGCCCTGCAGGCCGCGAAATTCCGGGCGCTCGAATCCGTGGTGGACAAGGTGCAGCCGGCGCTCATGGTGATCGACTGCATGAGTTCCTTCGCGGTCGACGTGGCGCTGACCCGGCAGATCCCTTTCGTGCTGAGCGTGCCCTTGCTGCCGAGCAATGTGCTCACTTCGTACAACCCGTTCGGGAAGTCCTACACGCCGCCGAATTTCCCGGTCCCGCACTCCGGTCTCCCCTTCCCGATGAATTTCGCGCAGCGCATGAGCAACCGCATGTTCAAACTGCGGACACTCGCGATGTTCTTCAACCCGGCCATGGGGAAGGTCCTCTCGGAGGACAACCGGATTCGCAAGGAACTGAACCTCCCGGCGCCCGAGATGATGACCAGGATCGACCGGGCCGAAATGATCCTGTGCAATTCGGTCCCGGAGCTGGACTATCCGTTCGACATTCCCGAGAAGCTGAAGCTGATCGGCGCGGTGATGCCCCCGCTGCCGGAGACTCGGTCGGACGATGACCTGTCCCAGTGGCTGGACGCGCAGACCTCCGTCGTCTACATGGGCTTCGGCACGATCACCCGGCTGACCCGCGAGGAGGTCGGCTCACTGGTGGAGGTCGCCCGCCGGCTCGAGAGCCGCCACCAGTTCCTGTGGAAGCTGCCCAAGGAGCAGCAGCACCTGCTGCCGCCGCAGGAGTCGCTGCCGGGCAACCTGCGCATCGAGAGCTGGGTGCCCTCGCAGCTGGACGTGCTGGCCCACCCGAAGGTCGAGCTGTTCTTCACGCACGGCGGCGGCAACGGCTTCCACGAGGGACTGTTCTTCGGTAAACCGCTGGTGGTGCGGCCGCTCTGGGTGGACTGCTTCGACCAAGCCGTCCGGGGGCGTGATCTCGGCGTCAGCCTGACGCTCGACCGGCCGCAGGAAATGGACCCGGACGACGTGGTGGAAAAGCTGACCCGGGTGCTCTCTGATCCGGCGTTCCGTCAGCGGGCGGCCGGCTTCGGGCAGTTGCAGCAGGCCGCGGGCGGACGAACCGCCGCAGCGGATCTCCTGCTCGGCCTCCCAGCCCTGACATGA
- a CDS encoding AAA family ATPase, whose protein sequence is MPGAFTGRADDLAELNARAVAAGAGRPGLVLLSGPAGMGRTSLLKEFLAGPACREATALHAVSGGSADATAYAGVRALLRPLGLPEAEEQQHPLLRGSARHARPALRPGAVGDLPFTAACAYPVLHGLYRLVVHLTAERPVVLVLDDAQACDEHTLRWLDFLLRRVGELPLLVVLAHRTEAEPVAAEAWADLGAQQSAAPLALGPLSEAEIGEMARQVFPGPVAPAFIERVVAVAGGNPRTATHLLRELRRDGVSPDAEGALRVAGISGLLTARSVPQLLDTRAPWVRDVAAAIAVLGEDSLVHLAALAGVSTVLVEDALVVLRHAEVVAPDRVDLVHEAVRGAVLEAVGERRLAELHTRAALLLSDAGRPAEEVARHLLLPGTPEPWMVTLLRDAADLADGCGAPERAVRYLRRVLEAEPGDVAARLRLALSLAETDPGAALALLRDALDTATDVRTRARFAVQYALTCLSVQRTSEALRVLDEALDTLWATRRPGPDPALRELTTRLESARLLVECAHSGAAAAPVRARLARLPATWTDPAMRLDGEALAALLSALDGRSLRRTLEHARQVTRSAGAAATSRPLITSALALSLADRTQEALGALDRVLVHGGEDGPCWTRALALSHRALVLRGVGAIPDALADARAGVAALPEEGSDAPSSPMPHLALASVLTERGELERAEGLLERIEPPAPDGASLEYHLYLTARARLRWAAGDGSTALRLLLDSGSAQAEAGLANPVFAPWWAGASRILAVLNRVEEARETAAHGSELARRWGSARALGIAALAHGAITPGRAGVDLLAEAVELLAASPARADHARAELVLGRALLTTGDQRGAREHLRVAADLARSCGALALARTARRRLITAGGRMREITSSRADILTDTERKVAALAAAGASNRQIATALFVTVRTVETHLTSVYRKLGVSRRVGLASALHNPATPAVRALARVP, encoded by the coding sequence TTGCCAGGGGCGTTTACCGGCCGCGCCGACGACTTGGCGGAGCTGAACGCCCGAGCCGTGGCCGCCGGGGCCGGCCGGCCGGGCCTGGTGCTGCTCTCCGGCCCCGCCGGGATGGGCCGGACCAGTCTTCTCAAGGAATTCCTGGCCGGCCCGGCCTGTCGGGAGGCGACCGCGCTGCACGCGGTGTCCGGGGGGAGCGCCGATGCGACGGCCTACGCCGGCGTGCGGGCGCTGCTGCGCCCGCTGGGTCTGCCCGAGGCCGAGGAGCAGCAGCATCCGCTGCTGCGCGGCAGCGCCCGGCACGCCCGGCCCGCCCTGCGTCCGGGCGCGGTCGGCGACCTGCCGTTCACCGCCGCCTGCGCCTACCCGGTGCTGCACGGGCTCTACCGCCTCGTGGTGCACCTGACGGCCGAGCGTCCGGTCGTCCTGGTCCTGGACGACGCCCAGGCGTGCGACGAACACACGCTGCGCTGGCTGGACTTCCTGCTGCGCCGGGTCGGCGAGCTGCCGCTGCTGGTGGTGCTCGCCCACCGCACGGAGGCCGAACCCGTCGCCGCCGAGGCCTGGGCGGACCTCGGCGCCCAGCAGTCGGCCGCCCCCCTGGCGCTCGGCCCGCTGAGCGAGGCCGAGATCGGGGAGATGGCCCGTCAGGTCTTCCCGGGCCCGGTCGCCCCCGCTTTCATCGAGCGCGTGGTGGCGGTGGCCGGTGGCAACCCCCGCACCGCCACCCACCTGCTGCGCGAGCTGCGCCGTGACGGCGTGTCACCGGACGCCGAGGGCGCCCTGCGGGTCGCCGGGATCAGCGGCCTGCTGACCGCCCGGTCCGTGCCGCAGCTGCTCGACACCCGTGCACCCTGGGTCCGCGACGTGGCCGCCGCGATCGCCGTCCTCGGTGAGGACTCCCTGGTGCACCTGGCCGCCCTGGCCGGCGTGAGCACCGTGCTCGTCGAGGACGCGCTCGTCGTGCTGCGGCACGCCGAGGTGGTGGCCCCCGACCGGGTGGACCTGGTGCACGAGGCGGTCCGCGGGGCCGTGCTCGAGGCGGTCGGCGAGCGCCGGCTCGCCGAACTGCACACCAGGGCGGCCCTGTTGCTCAGCGACGCGGGCCGCCCGGCCGAGGAGGTCGCCCGCCATCTCCTGCTGCCCGGCACGCCCGAGCCGTGGATGGTGACCTTGTTGCGCGACGCGGCCGACCTGGCCGACGGCTGCGGCGCCCCCGAGCGGGCCGTCCGCTATCTGCGCCGGGTGCTGGAGGCGGAGCCCGGCGACGTCGCGGCGCGGCTGCGGCTCGCGCTCTCGCTGGCCGAGACCGACCCCGGCGCGGCGCTCGCCCTGCTGCGGGACGCGCTCGACACGGCCACCGACGTCCGGACCAGGGCGCGCTTCGCGGTGCAGTACGCGCTGACCTGCCTGAGCGTCCAGCGGACCTCCGAGGCGCTGCGGGTGCTCGACGAGGCGTTGGACACGCTGTGGGCCACGCGCCGGCCCGGGCCCGACCCCGCCCTGCGTGAGCTGACCACCCGTCTGGAGTCGGCCCGGCTGCTCGTGGAGTGCGCCCACAGCGGGGCGGCGGCCGCCCCGGTCCGGGCGCGCCTGGCGCGGCTCCCCGCGACCTGGACGGACCCGGCGATGCGGCTCGACGGCGAGGCGCTGGCCGCGCTGCTGAGCGCCCTGGACGGCCGCTCGCTGCGCCGGACGCTCGAGCACGCCCGCCAGGTCACCCGGAGCGCGGGCGCGGCGGCGACCAGCCGGCCGCTGATCACCTCCGCCCTCGCGCTGAGCCTGGCCGACCGGACGCAGGAGGCCCTCGGCGCCCTGGACCGCGTTCTCGTGCACGGCGGCGAGGACGGCCCCTGCTGGACGCGCGCCCTCGCGCTCTCCCACCGGGCCCTGGTGCTGCGCGGCGTCGGCGCGATTCCCGACGCGCTGGCCGACGCCCGGGCTGGCGTGGCCGCCCTCCCCGAGGAGGGCAGCGACGCCCCGTCCTCGCCGATGCCCCACCTGGCACTGGCCTCGGTGCTGACCGAGCGCGGCGAGCTGGAGCGGGCCGAGGGGCTGCTGGAGCGGATCGAGCCGCCCGCGCCGGACGGGGCGTCGCTGGAGTACCACCTGTACCTGACGGCCCGGGCCCGGTTGCGCTGGGCCGCCGGTGACGGCAGCACGGCCCTGCGGCTGCTGCTCGACAGCGGCTCCGCACAGGCCGAGGCCGGCCTCGCCAACCCGGTCTTCGCGCCCTGGTGGGCCGGCGCCTCGCGGATCCTTGCGGTGCTGAACCGCGTGGAGGAGGCCCGCGAGACGGCCGCGCACGGCAGCGAGCTGGCCCGTCGCTGGGGCAGCGCCCGGGCGCTGGGGATCGCGGCGCTGGCGCACGGCGCGATCACCCCCGGCCGGGCGGGCGTCGACCTGCTCGCCGAGGCGGTCGAGCTGCTCGCCGCCTCGCCCGCCCGGGCCGACCATGCCCGGGCCGAACTCGTCCTGGGCCGGGCCCTGCTGACCACCGGCGACCAGCGAGGCGCCCGCGAGCACCTGCGGGTCGCCGCCGACCTCGCGCGCAGCTGCGGAGCGCTCGCGCTGGCCCGCACCGCCCGGCGCCGACTGATCACCGCCGGCGGACGGATGCGGGAGATCACGTCATCTCGGGCCGATATCCTCACCGACACCGAACGCAAGGTCGCGGCTCTGGCAGCGGCAGGAGCCAGCAACCGCCAGATCGCGACCGCGCTCTTCGTCACCGTACGAACCGTGGAGACCCATCTGACCAGCGTGTACCGCAAACTGGGCGTCAGCCGACGGGTGGGGCTGGCCTCGGCGTTGCACAACCCGGCCACGCCCGCTGTGCGGGCACTGGCCCGGGTGCCCTGA